The window aaaaattgatcTAAGCCAGCTACAGAAAACCCCATTTGCTACATTAATCTAATCAATCAATATTGAATTGGTCCCTTCTGACAGCTCCCCATCAACGACTACTTTCTGCTATATATAATCTCCGTTTCATGCAGGCTTTTATCTCAGCCGACACccaccaaaaacaaaaccaccTTCGCCCCCCTCCCTCCTTCCTTTTCTCTTCCGAACAGGGAAACTCCTGCACATTGCCAGAGGGTGGTGTTCCTCAGTGATCATCGATGACAGGTCCGCGGGCCGACCCGGTGAGGGGTCGGTTTTGGCCCCAAGTGTTAGTGGCCTTGGCCATTGTTGTTGTTGCAAGCAATGTAGGTTCAGTGTCTGCAGATGCTTATCCATACTCATCACCTCCTCCACCTTATGAGTACAAGTCACCTCCACCGCCATCTCCTTCTCCACCACCACCATATGAGTATAAAtctccaccaccaccaccaccttaTGAGTACAAGTCCCCACCTCCACCATCTCCATCACCACCTCCTCCATACCACTACCACTCTCCACCACCACCAAAGCATGAAGAAAAACCCCCGTACTACTACAAATCTCCACCACCTCCATCCCCATCCCCACCTCCTCCATACTATTACGAGTCTCCACCACCAccaaaacatgaagaaaaaccaCCATACTACTACAAGTCTCCTCCACCTCCATCTCCATCACCACCTCCTCCATACTACTACAAGTCTCCACCACCAccaaaacatgaagaaaaacccCCATACTACTACAAGTCTCCTCCACCTCCAGTAAAGCCTCCACCAAAACCATATTATTATAAATCTCCTCCACCACCATCTCCTTCACCACCTCCACCTTACTACTATAAGTCTCCACCACCACCTTCAccatctcctcgacctcctTACTACTACAAGTCTCCACCACCTCCTCCACATTACGTCTCACCACCATACTATTATAAATCTCCACCACCACCAGCTAAATCTCCTCCTTACTACTACAATTCTCCCCCACCACCAGCTCCTTATTACCCTGCCCCTCACCCTTATCCCCACCACCATCCACTCATAGTCAAGGTGGTTGGTAAAGTTTACTGCTACAGATGCTATGACTGGGGATATCCAGTGAAGTCACACGACAAGAAACATCTTAAAGGTAAAATTCTTTCAACTTTCCCAATTTTCTAGCACTATCAAACCTTAGTTCATTATCATtcaccacaaaaaaaaaaagcaaaaacattTTAGATCATTcttatttcacattttctttttcattagCTGGACTTTCACTttgttaatttcaaatttttgtagCACTTTGTCATCTGCTTTAGAAGTTAAAATAAAGGTAGCAAGATCTttacaatattttaatttagaagACCTAAATCTAACAATTGAAAGGAATCAGAATATATTCTTGTGGtaacaaatttaatttaaaaaactgAATAGgctaagaaagaaaacaaagattttctttgtttcttaattatatgttaatttgtatctaaattaaaacaacCCTTTTCtatgatatatataatattatagtTTTGTTGATAATAATATAGTATATTATTTGGGTTAGCTCAATTAAGGAAAGagtaaatgaaatgaatattttatattcaaaccatatacttttattatttaaaaaataggcTTGGTTGAATACAAGCTCTCTTTGCCCATTTTGTTGTGCAGTATAGATTAAGTTGCAATCTTGGAGGAAAATAAAGTTGTCCTGATTAAGGGTTGCACTAATTACAATTGGAATTAACGTATCAAATGCCTTATTgaaagttaaaataaatataattatattaattcatGAAAAGACGAAATTAGTTATTAAAGTTAGTGATGACTAAAGataattcattattttggTTGACTTTTTAACAACAATTTGATACTAAAATGATTTGGCTTTTATTATTGCACATGGAACAGGTGCTGTTGTGGAAGTAACTTGCAATGTCGGTGAAAAGAAGGTTAAGGCCTATGGAAAAACCAAGATCAATGGAAAATTCAGCATCACGGTTGAAGGATTTGACTATGCCAAATATGGAGCCGAGGCATGCAAGGCCAAGCTCCACGCTGCACCCACTGGTTCACCATGCAACATTCCCACCAGTCTACACGAGGGCAACACGGGTGCTGAGCTCAAGGTGAAGTCAAAGACCAAGTACGAGGTTGTGCTCAAGGCTAAGCCATTTGCCTATGCTCCAAAGACTCCTTACAAGGAGTGTGAAAAGCCGAAGCCAAAGCCGAAGCCTCCAACTCCTTACTACTATACTTCTCCACCACCACCTACACCCGTTTATATCTATAAATCAccacctcctccaccaccaaCATACGTCTACAAGTCACCACCACCTCCATCCCACCCATACAAGCCACCAACTGAGCCATACAAACCACCACCATACTACTACAAATCTCCACCTCCACCATCACCCTCCTACATCTATAAGTCACCACCCCCACCAACCCCCACTTACGTTTACAAATCACCACCACCTCCATCTCACCCATACAAGCCACCAACTGAACCATACAAACCACCACCATACTACTACAAGTCCCCACCTCCACCATCACCCACCTACGTCTACAAATCACCACCACCTCCATCTCACCCATACAAGCCACCAACTGAGCCATACAAACCACCACCATACTACTACAAATCTCCACCTCCACCATCACCCACCTACGTCTACAAGTCACCACCCCCACCAACCCCTACTTACGTCTACAAATCACCACCACCTCCATCTCACCCATACAAGCCACCAACTGAGCCACACAAACCACCACCATACTACTACAAGTCACCACCTCCACCATCGCCTACTTACATCTACAAATCACCACCACCTCCATCTCACCCATACAAGCCACCAACTGAGCCACACAAGCCACCACCATACTACTACAAGTCACCACCTCCACCATCGCCTACTTACATCTACAAATCACCACCACCTCCACCATACTACTATAAATCCCCACCACCTCCATCTCCATCCCCACCTCCTCCATACTATTACGAGTCTCCACCACCAccaaaacacgaagaaaaacCTCCATACTACTACAAGTCTCCTCCACCTCCATCTCCATCCCCACCTCCTCCATACTACTACAAGTCTCCACCACCTCCTCCACATTACGTCTCACCACCATACTATTATAAATCTCCACCACCACCATCGCCATCTCCTCTTCCACCATACTACTACAAATCCCCGCCACCACCAGTCCATTCTCCACCACCACCATACTATTACAAATCTCCACCACCACCATCGCCATCTCCTCTTCCACCATACTACTACAAATCACCTCCACCTCCTTCACCCTCTCCCACACCCCCATATTATTACAAGTCTCCACCACCACCAGTCCATTCCCCTCCACCACCATACTACTACAAATCACCACCACCTCCAATAAAGTCTCCAGCACCAGTCTACCACTACAACTCTCCTCCTCCACCATCACCATCTCCTCATCCTCCATATTACTACAAATCCCCACCACCTCCATCTCCATCACCATTACCCCCATATTACTACAAATCTCCTCCTCCACCGTCGCCATCTCCTCTTCCACCCTATTACTACAAATCCCCACCACCACCAGTCCACTCTCCACCACCACCATACTACTACAAGTCCCCACCACCACCATCGCCATCTCCTCTTCCACCATACTACTACAAATCCCCTCCACCTCCTTCACCCTCTCCTCCACCACCATACTATTACAAATCACCACCACCTCCAGTAGAGGCTCCGGCACCAACCTATCACTACAAATCCCCACCACCACCATACTACTACAACTCTCCCCCACCACCCCCATATTATTACAAGTCCCCACCCCCACCTTCCCCATCACCACCACCTCCCTACTACTACAAGTCTCCACCTCCACCTTCCCCGTCACCACCACATCCTTACTATTACAAATCCCCACCTCCTCCCTCACCCTCACCCCTTCCCCCATATTACTACCACTCACCTCCCCCACCAGTGACATCACCTCCACCTCCGGTCTACATTTACGCTTCTCCTCCACCACCAACTCACTACTAGGCTCAGAAAGATCAACCACAAAATTACATCGTTCATGTAAGTAATAGTTTAGTTAAACCTATCATTATTAGTTATCATCCAACGATTTATTTCATATTCTAATTACTTTTCTGCATTTAAATTTCAGGTTTTAGTTTCAGCAAAGGAATAAAGCAAGGCACCGGGAAGGAGAGATTTGGACATCAAACATTTCCACTTTCAAGTCCATTCAATAAAGGCCTGAACATTTCATTGGAGAGCTACAATTTTGGTAATCCAGGCCAGATAACTTCCACTTCCCTGGTGGCCATATTACACATGCTCTTAATTTATCAGAAGAGAGTGAGAGTGGTTTTCCCAGGGTGGCTGTTGTAGTTTGTTTGTTACTGTTCAATTACCAATTTATTGGTTTCACCTAATTTATTTGTGTATAGCAAAGTGGCCATTGTATGGTTAAGCGTTCTATTTATTGTGGGCATGCATTTGTTTCGTGGATCTTGTTGTACTACGTGCACTGAGATAGCAATAAAGGAAGATATTCCTGTCACAATGTTTCTCgctctattttaatttctcttcCCTGAGATCTCAAATGCAAATGTAATCCCTTGCAGCAGCTTTTCTCTAAGCATTTGGACCAAATCTAGCTGTCTGTAGGTAGAGTGGGTCTTGTTTACaagttatttctttttcaagcaAAGGGAATTCTTTAGTTGGGAAACGAGTAGTGCAAAAGAGGAGTAGCTTAAAACAAAAGCATCCCTCTCTACTGACTTTCTCATATCACAAGGATGCTTCGATTTCCTccatttgagaaaaataattaaatcgAGAATTCCTCAGTTCAATTCTTCCTTTCCATCCCAcgtaaaggaaagaaaagattcCAAACATAAATTTAACCCTTTCAAGATAATAACCATCAAGTTAAATTTGgagtgttttgaaaaagaaaacgaCTATACATGGAAGTAAAATCACgaaaaattatataagaaCGTACATATAACATATGGCACTTTCCTAGCTTCTTCCTACGACAGGACATATGCACTCAGCCCAGTCATGGAGTCATAATGCCTTATGCTGTCAGCCAGCAAAGCATATCTTTATCCTATCTATCTCTCCATCTCTGCACTCTATATTAATTGTACTCCAACTCTATTAATTGTCTCTCAGTGGCTTGCAGCGTTTTTCCATATTGCTCTGCTTCTTCCAATCTGTCTTCTCTCTGCAAAAGTGCCAGctgacaaaagaaaaaggacaaaTAATCTTCTGGTGGGGATGAAGCTTTTGCAtgattttcatgttctagAACTAGAACGAAACATTCCCACTTTAAATCAATGGAATGCACTCTTCTCAATCCTGATAAGCTCAACACATCAGTATcgtctttttcaattttttttttcccacttTTCTCTCTCCCAATGTGCTCCATAGACTATAGTTTATACCTTTTAGATGACTGTCATTAAGCTCTTATCTCTATCAATCAATCTTTAGAAGAAAAAGGTAATTACGGatcattgaaaataaatgcattaGGGTCCATGGGAGCTGAGAGATATACTTTTCTTCAGTGGAATATTCCATGCCGAAGCATCTTAATTTGGAGCTCACTAGCTAATAAACTGTAGTGATTGGGAGGGAGTAATTAAGCATCTTGAGTAAGGGTTACTCCAGTTTAATTCTTAATAATACGGTTCAGGAAGATCGTCGTTATTCAGAATTTAACTATGAATACCCCAAATGGTAAGAAACAACCAAGAAACTTATGGTTTCTACGGGCGGCTAACCTTGTTGGTCTGGACCACACAAACTGGGATGAAAGGTAGGTCAAAGATGCATCGATACCCTTTCGTCGTGTCACCATGCACCGACACATTGCTACttctttactttgtttttttttttaatttttctttttatgcaGCCAAAAGATTCGATCTCATGATTACAGTAAATTAAGATTGGAGCACAAAGAGATGATACCCCCATTCATGCAGCAATGATAATTACCAAATGGCAAAAGAGATAGCTAGCCTTCACGCAGTCCCAAACAAAAAGAAGTAGAGAATCTCTTTGGTCTGAACGTGGAACAtgtctttttttaattttttttgaaaagcttcATTTCATTGATATAGTGGAAGTAATACAAGTTGATGGAAACAAAAGGCCATCTGAGCTGTAAACAAACGTTGAACATGTCATTGATATGAACACCTACGATTCCTTTTTGAAGACAATCAAAACGCCTCTCAATAAACAATTTACGCTCATTATTACGACACTATCATTTGCCCTATTTAATATGaccataatttattaatttaatttgaaagaattttttgTCAATTAACGTTTCGACAGTAATTTTCTAGATTTTATTGTCAGTAATCTTTCTGTATTATAtacaattaataattatatacaacaaattttcaatgtattggataaaaatattagtttATATTATATGAGATAACTTTAAAGAATGATTTTAGAGTGCTGGTTAACAAAGCCgcatttaaaattaatttttaaatagattGGTAAATCCAACCTTAGATTAatccaaaaaaattattatcaaataatGTAAAACAAATAGTTAGGATACAACTGATGAAACGAGTAACTTAACAGGCTGaggaattaattaacaatGCATTCCTTTCAACTTCCTAAGGCTAGGGGGTGGATAAGATTTCCTTTCATTATAATAATTGCCTACTAGAAGCATATTTGAGGCCTCTTGTAGAGCTCTAAACCCCATAAATAATGAACATGATGCAAGTTTTGGTGGAGGGGTTGGTGCAGTGCACCTTCTAAAAGAAGCTTCTTTTTCCTGTTTATTGATTTGTGTATATGGTTTCAGgaggggaaaaagaaaaaagaaaacccaaaagAATTGGCCAAAGCCCAAGTGAAGCAGGTGAACCAGCTACTTGCAGCAGCTGGGAAGTCATTGTCATCATTCATCGGCTTACCTCTCAACCTCTCATTGGAAGCTTACAATGGACAAGTCAAAAGTTGAGAGtgtgagaaagagaaagagaaagagagagagagagtccCCCCCAACCCCACATGGAAAACGATTCCTTCTCCCATGGCAGCTGCTTTGATATATTCCATGGAGTGTCCAACTTGTTATCGTAGAAAAAGGGTCCCATCATGGCAAAATAAAGCCTCCTAATGCTCACAATGCTCCACCAGCAATAATGCAAATTGTTTCTACTGAGTGAAGTACGAGCGATGGctctctttcactctttgTCCGTTATCAGTTTATTATATTACAACGTGAAAGGGGGAATGGATAAGTAGGGATCCAATGCACGACAAGTGGGATCGCTTCAATGGCATGGAACTTTTCCGCATCtcatataaacataaaatcaagCCAATAATATAGATTTGTTTTTTGGGGTACATAGTAATCAAATAATCTAATAACCTTTAACTTTAAGCTAATAATCAGATAAAGTAGCCATGTCTTTTGTTAGGCAATCATGAAAGTGGATATGCTATTTTCTTGTCACGTAATAATCATGGAAAAAACATTGATGTTACATTTTGACGATTTTGCCTTGCATGTAGTGGCGCTTAGGCTTATGCAAAACTCATTTCTACAGAAAGATTCTCAGCTGTGTCGGTGGGACTTTGGGTCTATATATGTATGCTCAAATCAATACATGTGTTTCTTTTTGGTAATATTCGATAAAATTTAAAGTGAGAAGCAAGGGGGTTTGAAATATTTagactttaatttttttaaaaaaaagaataataattgttagtcattttttaattttaaaataaaatggatatatgatttttcggatattaaatttatcataaatttgattttaaaaaaataagtatgttatattatatatatttcactTTTATACACCTttatgttatatattttaatctaTCTAAGATTTCTATATTTACGCATAACATAATTTTGACGAATGGAATTTGCATCTACATGTAACTATAAAATTTGGttgagaaaatattattaaataatataaaattataattcaaaaattgttaTTGTGATTACTTTCgattttacatttttgtcgCAATCATGGTGCCGAATTGGTCTAAACGAGTTAGTTGGAATTCCCAATGACATTCTTGGACGTAGGATTGGCTGGGTCCGAGTCCCATTTTGCTTTGGGTTTGCCAGAATTTGGGCTTCCCTGGCCCAAATTAACTTTTGGGTTGTAGAAACCCCTTCCATTTCCATCGTAGAGCCTAAAAGAGATTGGGCTATATCTCTCAAACTATAGGTGAAAGATAGCCCATAACATTTGGGCTtctatgaagaaaaaaagaaagggaaagaaaatttCAATAGGAGATGCACAATTTGCTTCTTCTCCAATCTCTGCGAGAAAAACTacttgtaaaacaatatttctTCTTTCGCTTCCTTTTCTCGAACTTTCTCTTCTGCCAGTTTTTAAATTCGTTtcaatcaaaatctaaatcaAAATCGTATACTTCCGGGCCTTTTTTGGCTAAAAGAAGCTCTTTTTTCATCTAAATAATTGGTTAAATAGAATTCTGATCGGCCATGGTACGTTCGCTCTTTACccttttgtttaattttcttattcaaattttattttactatcAGTTGCATGAAAAATTTCTTGTTAATTAAGCTGAATTAttgttaaattcaaatatatgtGGTTTTTCAATGCTAATTTGGATGTTTTAGCTTGTTCGTAAAAACTTTTAGGTAATTCTGTTTCTTCGGGtcgttattaatttatttgttattgGCAATGATATAGGAGTATTGGTAACTCTTTCTGCCACATACCAAGATATGGATGTCTTGGACATAATTCAAGTTTCAAGTAAAAATGATCTGCTTCAACTTACTTACTTTTAGAATCAATATGCATTTGggtttttggttttgaaagCAACCAATGTCATTTGAAAGGATGGGTCTACTAGAGCTGGACTCTTTCCTCTGGATCCTTTCATGTATCAAGTTTAGGTTGCATCTTGCTTCAATGCCTCTATCTAGTACTCTTTTTCCTTACTTTGATGTTTTAGGTTATAAACAGTTCATCATAGGATCCCGTAGCTTTTATCTTCTTGAACGTTGGCTTCTTTAGCATATTTTTGGTTGTGAGAGATTGCAGaggaaatgaatttaaattactacATAGTATTAAACTTTATGTttcttattgattttatttctaaGAATTTATTTCAATCTCAAATGGGTCAAGTTACATTATGGTTTGCTCAGTTGGGGTGCTTAGTTTTCCTAAACAACCAAATTGAGGATTTAAATGAGTACCttttagaataattatgtTAGTATCATTAGTGTACAGAGATAAAAAGAGACCAGTCAACACAAGTTCCTTGCTAGTTATAGCTGTAACATTCTGAAATTCAAAGTGATAAGAATGTGAGAGAATGTTTTGTAATAAAATGTCAAGATATTTATTCCAAGCTATGCTGTCTAAGTTGAGGAGATGTAAGCAATATTCCTTCCAATTCTTTGGCCTTATTCGATGAATATGTGGATTGCTGCTAAGAATTGGCCTGTTTAAACTTGAAAGTGCTGGAAGGATAAGATAGAGGTGAAAAGATCAAAAGACCTTACATTGAACCATGAACTGCAACTTGTAGATTAAAGAATCTATTCTGGATTAATTTAAACTGTTTACAAGGTTTATGTAGTTTGCTGTTAGCTTTGTTGTGCTGTCTTGTGGTTCTTTGGTTTTGGTTCACTTTAGTGTTGTGCTAGTATCTAGATTTTAAGAATTCTCAGATTTAAAATACTATTTCTTGCTTGATAAGACCATAGATCAAAGAGAGAGAAGGTTGTAATGGTGTATGTTGTCACACTTGCATTTTGTTTGAGACTTTTTTACATTGATGGTATTATCATTGTCATATCAATATATCCTGTTATGCAGGCTGCAAAGATTCTTGCCAACTTAATTGTAATGGGCTCCGGTATATTGGCTCGTGCTGTTGTTCAGGCATATCGTCAAGCACTTGCAAGTTAGTTCAATACTGCACTACTGTTATTTCATGTTTTTACTTTGCTTGAAAAGTAGGAGCTTGCTTTTATTGATTGTAATGAAGATATGGTCTTAAAAATAGTACAATAGTGCGCTATAATCATTGTAGCAGACTCCACTTATTGGTAACTAGCTTTGTTTGTTGTTCTGTATTTTGAAATGCGCATTGACTTTCTTCAATCATAATGCCCCTTCTATTTGAAATTACACAGTTATGGCTCTTGCAATAATAGAGTTTCAAGGTCAGGATAGTGAAACGAGACATGGAGCAATTAGTACAATGTGCACCAAGAAAGAGcagaaagataaaaaagctGATCCTGGGGTCTATGATTATTTACATTCAACCTAAATATATTTTGCATTCAGCTCCTTTTGCTGACCAGAAATAGGCTAAGAAAGTTTGAATCTCAAAGTTATGAAGGCTAAAAGCATTTCAGGGTTATTACAATTTGAAAGTTGGACGAATAAATGTTTCTGAAGttctttttcttatcaatttattcttttgtttaacTCTGTGCAGAagttcttttaaaattttggttttatgACTTTATGTTTATGCAGTCAT is drawn from Theobroma cacao cultivar B97-61/B2 chromosome 4, Criollo_cocoa_genome_V2, whole genome shotgun sequence and contains these coding sequences:
- the LOC18602516 gene encoding extensin-2: MTGPRADPVRGRFWPQVLVALAIVVVASNVGSVSADAYPYSSPPPPYEYKSPPPPSPSPPPPYEYKSPPPPPPYEYKSPPPPSPSPPPPYHYHSPPPPKHEEKPPYYYKSPPPPSPSPPPPYYYESPPPPKHEEKPPYYYKSPPPPSPSPPPPYYYKSPPPPKHEEKPPYYYKSPPPPVKPPPKPYYYKSPPPPSPSPPPPYYYKSPPPPSPSPRPPYYYKSPPPPPHYVSPPYYYKSPPPPAKSPPYYYNSPPPPAPYYPAPHPYPHHHPLIVKVVGKVYCYRCYDWGYPVKSHDKKHLKGAVVEVTCNVGEKKVKAYGKTKINGKFSITVEGFDYAKYGAEACKAKLHAAPTGSPCNIPTSLHEGNTGAELKVKSKTKYEVVLKAKPFAYAPKTPYKECEKPKPKPKPPTPYYYTSPPPPTPVYIYKSPPPPPPTYVYKSPPPPSHPYKPPTEPYKPPPYYYKSPPPPSPSYIYKSPPPPTPTYVYKSPPPPSHPYKPPTEPYKPPPYYYKSPPPPSPTYVYKSPPPPSHPYKPPTEPYKPPPYYYKSPPPPSPTYVYKSPPPPTPTYVYKSPPPPSHPYKPPTEPHKPPPYYYKSPPPPSPTYIYKSPPPPSHPYKPPTEPHKPPPYYYKSPPPPSPTYIYKSPPPPPYYYKSPPPPSPSPPPPYYYESPPPPKHEEKPPYYYKSPPPPSPSPPPPYYYKSPPPPPHYVSPPYYYKSPPPPSPSPLPPYYYKSPPPPVHSPPPPYYYKSPPPPSPSPLPPYYYKSPPPPSPSPTPPYYYKSPPPPVHSPPPPYYYKSPPPPIKSPAPVYHYNSPPPPSPSPHPPYYYKSPPPPSPSPLPPYYYKSPPPPSPSPLPPYYYKSPPPPVHSPPPPYYYKSPPPPSPSPLPPYYYKSPPPPSPSPPPPYYYKSPPPPVEAPAPTYHYKSPPPPYYYNSPPPPPYYYKSPPPPSPSPPPPYYYKSPPPPSPSPPHPYYYKSPPPPSPSPLPPYYYHSPPPPVTSPPPPVYIYASPPPPTHY